The nucleotide window TCACTAGATGGCGATATTACGCCAACAATTGCAAAGAAAAGCAACACTTTGTAGTTTTCGCTGTATGCAAAGATAATTCCTGACAAAACCATCATTATAGACCCATAAATCACGGTCCGACGCCTGCCTAACCACTCAGCATACCAAGTCAAAAGAAATGATAAAATTACATCTCCAGCAAGCGTTAGAGACATAAAAGCCCCAATATTCTCCTCCGATGCGCCTATTTCTTTCAGAAAGAGCGTCAGGATTTGATTTGTCAATCCATATGAAAAAAGCCTAATGAATACAGACAGCCAGAGTAACTTTACATCAGGCGATGAGTTATACCAAAGTTTCTTATATTGCATAACTTATGAGCCACAACATATAACCACCTTCTAATCAGCACCGATCTACCAGTGGACGCTTTAATAACCGTTTCTATCTAACGCGACCTTTGGATGATTAATAGTGATGAGATTTTTTTCACCACATGTTGAAGCTAGCAAATACACTAAATTAGAAGACTGTTAAAAACTGTAGTATTCAATAAGTTCTCTTATGGTTTCCGTGGATCATGCGAACTCTGTGAGATCTTCTACTCACTCACAGGGTGACAGTTGCTCGGATAGTTCAAATGCTGTCTACAGTCAGGTTACTGAAGATGGCTCTAATATAAGGAGACAAACTCGAAAGAAATTTGCATGTGTGGAGTGCAGGCAACAGAAATCGAAGTGTGATTCTCAAGATCGAGCTCCAGAGCCTTGTACCAGGTgtatgaagaagaaggtaCCCTGTATTTTACAAAGAGACTTTCGCAGGACATATAAAAGGGCTAGAAATGAGGTAATTGAACGTCGATTTAATGAGCTGACGAAATCGCTGTCGAATTTAGATGCGGAGGAGATCCTTAAAAAGATAGAAAAGGAGCAGAAGGCTATATCTAATGCTGGTAATTTCACTAAGGATAAAATCAGGAAGCTAAGGGAACGAGGGACATTAGAGTTGGAGGTTCCTGATGATGATCAGGATAATCTAGAACAAGAGAGAACTGAGCAAGAGGTATTACAATCTTTCGAGAAGCCAGTAATACTAAATGATGAACAGTTGAAGTGTTCTGCTAAGAGTTTAGGAAGTGTACACGTTAGTTCAGAGGACATATCACGTCTTTTTTGCGAATATGCAAAAAGATATCATCCATTCCTACCGATTGTGGATCTTTACAAGGGCCCAGAGAGGATCTACCACCTATCTCCATGCTTATTCTGGATTATTATCCTAATTGGTCTGAGAAGGATGGATGGCGCAGAAGAGCTAATGACAAAGCTGTCCTCAGAAGTTAAGTCCATATTTGCAGGCATTTCCTTTTCACCCATCAATAGGAGCAGCAGTTTAATTGCAGAAGAACCTATACTTAATGCTCCTTCTGTATATTCAGTGCAGGCGCTATTGGTATATACATTTTGGCCGCCAGTGACATCTTCACTTGGTGCGGACATTTCATGGAACACTATAGGCTCTGCAATGTTTCAAGCAATTCACCAGGGTTTGAATAATGTACAGAATTTACCGGAATCTCCAAAAGTGAATTTGGGATTAATCCAAGAGCAGCTGTGGACATGGGCGTGTTGTAATACTCTTTCGCAGACCATTGCATCGTCATTTGGTTTCCAAGCATTTGTCTGTTTTGACTACTCAATAATGAGATCTCGAGATGCACCGAAGGATGCTTCGCCTGGAGTGCCAAGATTCTCTTCCGTAATTATGAACATGATAGACATTGCATATTTCGAGAACCAGGTTGCTATGACTATGGCGTCCAACCCCCATAATCCTACAGGACTTGTTAACGTAGAAGAGAGACTTAACCTAATACAACTGCTGGACACGCTGTACAACGAACTAAAAACCCGATTGGACAATAATAATGTGGATGACATAAGGATTTTTATGCTATTGGCTGCGAAAGTTCGTCTTTACTCGTACTATTTTAATACGGTAACACCGGAAAAGAGGTCATCGACCCAGAATACGAAATCAAGAGATAATGAGCTGAAATTGAAGGTAAAGAGTGGGCTTGTACGTGCATATTATGCTGCAGTGAAACTGTTACATCACACTGAAAGCATGTGCGATCGCGATCCGGAGGTAATAAACTCATTTCCCAGtgtttttgttttaaaCGTATGGCAGGCCTCATGTATAGTTGCTAAGTTAGCTAACTCATCATTATCGGAGATGTTAGACATTAAGACTGGCGAACATGTTTACCGGAGCGCAGTCACACAAACTCTACACGCATCTGTGCTTAATTACGATATGGCATACAGGTCATCAGGCATCATGCGAAGCATGTGGAGTATGTATGTGAACATGTACACTGACTGGAGAAACCAGCATAGGGAGAGTACTTCGTCAGAAGAATTCAATCTAGATATTACTATCAAGTCAAGAATGTCAGTGAGTGTATTTTTTGACTGCCTATACGTATTAAGGTTGAAGTGTGGTCTTGCAAAGCTTAAAAGAGAGATCAAACGCAGGCTTTGTGATTCCAGTGTAGATAGCAATAGTGCAGATTGTGAAGATGATCGTGAGCCAGAGCTCTTGGCTCGCAGACTCATCGAAACTACTCCACTAGATCCGAAACCCATCAACGCTTCCATGGAAGGCGCTAAGGATCCGATGTCGCTCCCTGTGCGGTCAGTTCTGAAGTGTACGCCCTCCATGACTCATAAGGCGCACAGTGAACCGGCGATTGTACCGCCCTTGTCTGCAATATCCCCTCTGGCAGTTTCCATTTCGTCGGACTATAGTAAGCCGACTTATCAAGCTCAGAAACAGGTGTCCACAACGCAACCAAAAGACTACCTGCAATCCTTTTTGCTTTCCTCATATCCAAGCCTTGAGTATGAGAGGGAACCCAGCCTCGAGCAAGCCCAGTTCCCGGACCAAACACACACCAACTCCTTGGAAAACTCAATCTTCCCGAACAATTCCATCAATTCTTCAGCAGCACAAACAAGCGTAGATGAGACAACTCATACACGTGATAACTGGGATAATTGGGAATCTGAGATAGTTTTCAAGGACGTAGACCTTCTAATGGCTGAATTTGCATTCAATCCATCCGTCATTTGAATGGTACTAAACAGAAACAAAGTGAAAGAAATCACTGGATATTTATTACACTCCGAAAAGCCAGCTTTGTAAGCGGCAAACAATAGCAGGTGTTCCTAAGCACCAGCAAGCACGAAGTATCTAATATTTATTCTATACCGATattgtcacgtgacaaCATCGGTCTTCACGTGATGCGTGATTCTCCTTTCCCATACGattgaaaaattttttgaTGAGCAATGGGAATACCAATGTAAATTCGTTTTTAGATATAGTGTTAATAGCTGGATACTTGTAGTTAAAAGACGTTTGAGGCTATAATCACGGTGTGATTGAGTACTATCGAGCAACAAGATGGCAGATTTGCAAATAGAAGAGCCAGGCATTGTAATCGATGGCAATATGGCAGATGAACAACAATATATGGAAATCGATCAAGAAGAAATGATGGACGACGTGAAGCCAAAGAAGACCGTGACGTTTACTGGCCTTGAAGAACTAGAATCCGAAGAAGATAGACGGGTTCGAGAGTTTGAAGAAGGAGGCGGTCTACCAGAACAGCCTTCTAACCCCGATTTTTCTAAGTTGAACCCTTTGTCCCCAGAAATTATTAACAGACAGGCGACGATTAATATCGGTACCATAGGACATGTTGCCCATGGTAAGTCTACTGTTGTTAGAGCCATTTCTGGTGTCCAAACTGTTCGTTTTAAGGACGAGTTGGAACGTAATATTACTATTAAGTTGGGTTACGCTAATGCTAAAATCTATAAGTGTGAGGAGCCTACATGCCCTGAACCAGACTGCTATAGGTCATTCAAGTCTGACAAAGAGGTCTTTCCTAAATGTGAGCGCCCAGGATGTCCAGGGCGTTACAAGTTAGTGCGTCATGTTTCATTTGTTGACTGTCCAGGTCACGATATTTTAATGAGTACTATGTTGTCAGGTGCAGCAGTTATGGATGCAGCATTATTGCTTATTGCAGGTAATGAGTCTTGTCCTCAACCTCAGACCTCAGAGCATTTAGCCGCAATTGAAATTATGAAGTTAAAGCATGTTATCATATTGCAGAATAAAGTCGATTTGATGAGAAAAGAATCTGCAATGGAGCACCAAAAGTCTATATTAAAGTTTATTAGAGGTACAATTGCTGATGGTGCGCCAATTGTTCCTATCTCTGCCCAGTTGAAGTACAATATTGATGCTGTCAACGAATTTGTTGTTAAGACAATCCCAGTTCCCCTAAGAGACTTTATGGCATCCCCACGCCTGATTGTTATCCGTTCTTTTGATGTTAACAAGCCAGGTGCAGAGATTGATGATCTGAAGGGTGGTGTTGCTGGTGGTTCTATTTTGAACGGTGTCTTCAAGTTAGGAGACGAAATAGAAATTAGACCTGGTATTGTTACAAAGGACGAGCAGGGTAAGATCCAGTGCAAGCCTATCTTCTCAAGTATTGTATCTCTGTTTGCAGAGCACAACGACTTAAAGTTTGCGGTACCTGGTGGTTTGATAGGTGTTGGTACTAAGGTGGACCCAACATTATGTAGAGCAGATCGTCTCGTTGGTCAAGTTGTTGGTGCCAAAGGTCACCTTCCATCCATCTACACGGATATTGAAATAAACTACTTTTTGTTACGTCGTCTATTAGGTGTCAAGACCGATGGTCAAAAACAAGCAAAGGTGAGAAAGCTAGAGCCAAATGAAGTGCTTATGGTTAATATTGGGTCCACCGCTACCGGTGCTCGTGTTGTTGCGGTTAAAGCAGATATGGCAAGGTTACAACTAACCTCTCCAGCTTGTACTGAAATTAATGAAAAGATTGCATTGTCCAGACGTATTGAGAAGCACTGGCGTTTGATCGGTTGGGCTACTATCAAGAAGGGTACCACTTTGGAACCAATTGCTTAAGGCTAATATCGGGAACACAATGTATCGTAATTGTTAATGTCACAACTATCTCTACAACGCTTATTTGTATATTATCTATACATGTTTTAAAAATTCAAATCAATTGATATTATTTGGAACAGATGCCATAAATAATTAGTTAAGCATAAACGGTTACATTATTTAGATTTTAACCTGCATATTAGCTGTGACTGGTTTGAATTAAAGATACCACTTCCTCATAAACCTCCGAATTTAAGAACTTTGGTACGGAGTCGATCTTCATTAAACGATACATATGTTTCCCAACTTCATCAAATAAGACATACAATTCTTTCAAAGTCTGTAAACTATTCACAAGAGTCGACGGTGACGACTCTGGTGAGATTTGAAAATGATTATTGAAATCCAGAACGTCTGTTACAGGAGCCTTCTTATGGCTGACAAAGCCGTCATCTTGTAATGGAGAAGTTGATAGTTCAGGTAAAGTGCTCACAGTTGTTACATTAACATTATCTTTTGAGCTTAACTGATCTAAACTTGGATGCGATGAAGGGTAATTGTATTGAGCTTCCTGTACATCAATTGTATTTTCATCAAACGGATTTATGCCTCTTTCATTAAATGTCTTAGATAGTGGGGATTTGGGGTGGATCATGATATTTGTAATGGATACCCGTAACGCATGGTCAATATTCAACTGAAATGGTGCGCCAGTGATGATATACGTCGAAAAAATATGGTATGCAATAGCTAGACATTCATTTGCTCTTCCGGTTAAAGCAGAATCTATTGTATCTATAATTTTCTGGGAGGGGTGCGAAAGCTTCTGGTTTTTCATATTCCGCTGCTCGGTGGCAGCCTTCGACTCTAGCAATGTCTTTAAAATGGTCATCTTTTTAGAGAACTTTTTGATCTCAATGTATACATCGAAGTTTTCGGCGCAAAACTCATTCTCTAAATGCCTACGGAAGAGATATCTTAATCCAGGGTCCTTTAAAATACGACTGAGGTCTACAATTGGCCTCTCTTCGCTGCTCTGTTTCTCTGAATCAGTTTCTGATTGGGTTAGGGATTTTTGGTCAGACCCAATGACATAACTTCCAGTAATGGTAAAATCTGTATTAATCTTAGTGTGGTCAGGCACCTGTATCTTAAAATAAGAAACAGGTGCACTGGTGTTGCTTGGTATATTCCATTGAATAATATCTCTGCCCAGTTTACTCAATGTGTAGTATGCAAATTTGCTAATCGTGAACTTTTTACTGACATTCAAACTTGGAGGAAGCAAAATAGGAAGGATAAGTCCAACTTTTAAGAATAGCGCTGCAATAAGCACAGCTTCTTTTGGATACATGAGATCAGTGCAATCCATTAGCCATTGCCAAATTGCCTTTGTTGTGAAGGAATAGTCAATTGCCGTTTTATACTTACCGAAGACCTTCGACTTGCAAATTCTAAGACCGCTATCCGAAACGTAATACTGTGAGTGTGCATCAGAGTCTGGATTAGTAAAGAATCTGTGAGCAAACGGTGACTCTCTATTGGTGTCCTTATGTTTCTCACTGGCTATATTGTCGCATTCGGTATAATCAGGCACAGCAGACGAGCTTCCAAAAGACATGGTCGTAAAATCAAGACCTCTATTCTCAAATGAAAAGATATCATTGGACTGCTCGGTTAAGACTGCCAAAGTAGGTAACTTATCGTTTGGATTCGTTGGTGTCCACACATTCGGACGTCTTCCCATCATCTTGATGAACAATAGCTGAATGAAATAGTCGCTCTGAATAATAGCATCGTTCACCGAACTACGCTCAAACGTAAATAACTGCATAGAATTGAAAGCAGATGACAGAATTGGCGGCTTTTTCTTAATGCCCATGTGAATGACGAATCTCTGTAGAATCGCAACGCCCTTTGGAGTGGGCTGTAATAGTACGTTATCCTTGGGCTCATCTCTTGT belongs to Eremothecium sinecaudum strain ATCC 58844 chromosome IV, complete sequence and includes:
- the LEU3 gene encoding leucine-responsive transcriptional regulator LEU3 (Syntenic homolog of Ashbya gossypii ABR174W; Syntenic homolog of Saccharomyces cerevisiae YLR451W (LEU3)); the encoded protein is MVSVDHANSVRSSTHSQGDSCSDSSNAVYSQVTEDGSNIRRQTRKKFACVECRQQKSKCDSQDRAPEPCTRCMKKKVPCILQRDFRRTYKRARNEVIERRFNELTKSLSNLDAEEILKKIEKEQKAISNAGNFTKDKIRKLRERGTLELEVPDDDQDNLEQERTEQEVLQSFEKPVILNDEQLKCSAKSLGSVHVSSEDISRLFCEYAKRYHPFLPIVDLYKGPERIYHLSPCLFWIIILIGLRRMDGAEELMTKLSSEVKSIFAGISFSPINRSSSLIAEEPILNAPSVYSVQALLVYTFWPPVTSSLGADISWNTIGSAMFQAIHQGLNNVQNLPESPKVNLGLIQEQLWTWACCNTLSQTIASSFGFQAFVCFDYSIMRSRDAPKDASPGVPRFSSVIMNMIDIAYFENQVAMTMASNPHNPTGLVNVEERLNLIQLLDTLYNELKTRLDNNNVDDIRIFMLLAAKVRLYSYYFNTVTPEKRSSTQNTKSRDNELKLKVKSGLVRAYYAAVKLLHHTESMCDRDPEVINSFPSVFVLNVWQASCIVAKLANSSLSEMLDIKTGEHVYRSAVTQTLHASVLNYDMAYRSSGIMRSMWSMYVNMYTDWRNQHRESTSSEEFNLDITIKSRMSVSVFFDCLYVLRLKCGLAKLKREIKRRLCDSSVDSNSADCEDDREPELLARRLIETTPLDPKPINASMEGAKDPMSLPVRSVLKCTPSMTHKAHSEPAIVPPLSAISPLAVSISSDYSKPTYQAQKQVSTTQPKDYLQSFLLSSYPSLEYEREPSLEQAQFPDQTHTNSLENSIFPNNSINSSAAQTSVDETTHTRDNWDNWESEIVFKDVDLLMAEFAFNPSVI
- the GCD11 gene encoding translation initiation factor eIF2 subunit gamma (Syntenic homolog of Ashbya gossypii ABR175W; Syntenic homolog of Saccharomyces cerevisiae YER025W (GCD11)), which produces MADLQIEEPGIVIDGNMADEQQYMEIDQEEMMDDVKPKKTVTFTGLEELESEEDRRVREFEEGGGLPEQPSNPDFSKLNPLSPEIINRQATINIGTIGHVAHGKSTVVRAISGVQTVRFKDELERNITIKLGYANAKIYKCEEPTCPEPDCYRSFKSDKEVFPKCERPGCPGRYKLVRHVSFVDCPGHDILMSTMLSGAAVMDAALLLIAGNESCPQPQTSEHLAAIEIMKLKHVIILQNKVDLMRKESAMEHQKSILKFIRGTIADGAPIVPISAQLKYNIDAVNEFVVKTIPVPLRDFMASPRLIVIRSFDVNKPGAEIDDLKGGVAGGSILNGVFKLGDEIEIRPGIVTKDEQGKIQCKPIFSSIVSLFAEHNDLKFAVPGGLIGVGTKVDPTLCRADRLVGQVVGAKGHLPSIYTDIEINYFLLRRLLGVKTDGQKQAKVRKLEPNEVLMVNIGSTATGARVVAVKADMARLQLTSPACTEINEKIALSRRIEKHWRLIGWATIKKGTTLEPIA
- the SST2 gene encoding GTPase-activating protein SST2 (Syntenic homolog of Ashbya gossypii ABR176C; Syntenic homolog of Saccharomyces cerevisiae YLR452C (SST2)), producing the protein MTSNNSSTLHELATTNFNRTPDNLIFSDDLKKVYSILLICLELDEKPRDCSKKLFNTFSKTYPYAFSVHDAVEKMGNLKLYVDMNSTTVHISYTINREQAYSMLRVFMDAKLLHTPADRTRDEPKDNVLLQPTPKGVAILQRFVIHMGIKKKPPILSSAFNSMQLFTFERSSVNDAIIQSDYFIQLLFIKMMGRRPNVWTPTNPNDKLPTLAVLTEQSNDIFSFENRGLDFTTMSFGSSSAVPDYTECDNIASEKHKDTNRESPFAHRFFTNPDSDAHSQYYVSDSGLRICKSKVFGKYKTAIDYSFTTKAIWQWLMDCTDLMYPKEAVLIAALFLKVGLILPILLPPSLNVSKKFTISKFAYYTLSKLGRDIIQWNIPSNTSAPVSYFKIQVPDHTKINTDFTITGSYVIGSDQKSLTQSETDSEKQSSEERPIVDLSRILKDPGLRYLFRRHLENEFCAENFDVYIEIKKFSKKMTILKTLLESKAATEQRNMKNQKLSHPSQKIIDTIDSALTGRANECLAIAYHIFSTYIITGAPFQLNIDHALRVSITNIMIHPKSPLSKTFNERGINPFDENTIDVQEAQYNYPSSHPSLDQLSSKDNVNVTTVSTLPELSTSPLQDDGFVSHKKAPVTDVLDFNNHFQISPESSPSTLVNSLQTLKELYVLFDEVGKHMYRLMKIDSVPKFLNSEVYEEVVSLIQTSHS